In Providencia sneebia DSM 19967, one DNA window encodes the following:
- the dnaX gene encoding DNA polymerase III subunit gamma/tau: protein MSYQVLARKWRPQKFSDVVGQKHVLTALANGLEHQRLHHAYLFSGTRGVGKTTIARLFAKGLNCETGITATPCGKCANCLEIEQGRFVDLIEIDAASRTKVEDTRELLDNVQYAPARGRFKVYLIDEVHMLSRHSFNALLKTLEEPPEHVKFLLATTDPQKLPVTILSRCLQFHLKALDVTQISEQLEHILDAEKIEHDNRARQLIARAADGSLRDALSLTDQAIAMGQGQVTADIVSQMLGTLDDEQPLAIIEALVRADGLAVMSEVEQAAVRGADWENLLVEILSILHRIAMIQLLPATKENDPSSTEGRIRQIARLISPADLQLFYQTLLVGRKELSYAPERRMGVEMALLRALAFHPKKVIEEVVTPVAFSKPEPVMPTKKSIAAPTVSSASATENVALAENSPTLQLLKAREELKSSQNEDTNVKKHKPAASEKAKPAMSALERLAAVTSSYQKSIENRASEPKKNAKPKAYQWRPQSEDTIIKEVVTTPKEIKDALEYEKTPELAAKIIEESRERDSWSAEIAQLNIPKLVEQLALNSYIERMDDSQIILHLRQTQRHLNKPAAQEALQNALIQHYGHPVELKIIQDDNTSVKTPLEWRQAIYEEKLAQARQSIIADKTIQRLRSMFDAQLDEESIRPV from the coding sequence ATGAGCTATCAGGTACTTGCCCGTAAGTGGCGCCCCCAAAAATTTTCAGATGTTGTTGGTCAAAAACATGTTTTGACCGCATTAGCCAATGGTTTAGAGCACCAACGGCTTCATCATGCCTATCTTTTTTCTGGCACTCGTGGTGTTGGTAAAACAACAATTGCGCGTTTGTTTGCGAAAGGATTAAATTGTGAAACGGGGATCACTGCGACGCCTTGTGGTAAATGTGCTAATTGCCTTGAAATAGAACAAGGCCGTTTTGTTGATTTAATTGAAATTGATGCGGCATCACGCACAAAAGTTGAAGATACTCGAGAACTATTGGATAACGTGCAATATGCTCCAGCAAGAGGCAGATTCAAAGTTTATCTGATAGATGAAGTGCATATGCTTTCGCGCCACAGTTTCAATGCACTTTTAAAAACCCTAGAAGAACCGCCTGAGCATGTGAAGTTTTTACTTGCAACAACTGATCCGCAAAAATTACCTGTTACGATTTTATCGCGTTGTTTGCAATTTCATTTAAAAGCCTTAGATGTGACGCAAATTAGTGAACAGCTTGAGCATATTTTAGATGCTGAAAAAATTGAGCATGATAATCGTGCTCGCCAATTAATTGCTCGTGCAGCAGATGGTAGCTTGCGTGATGCACTTAGCCTGACTGACCAAGCAATCGCTATGGGGCAAGGGCAAGTGACGGCAGACATCGTTAGTCAGATGTTAGGTACTTTGGATGATGAGCAACCTTTGGCGATTATTGAAGCTCTTGTTCGTGCCGATGGCCTTGCTGTTATGTCTGAGGTAGAGCAGGCAGCTGTTCGTGGTGCCGATTGGGAAAATTTGCTGGTGGAAATTTTATCAATTTTACACCGCATCGCTATGATCCAATTATTGCCAGCAACGAAAGAGAATGACCCGTCTTCAACAGAAGGGCGGATCAGGCAAATTGCTCGTTTGATTTCTCCTGCGGATCTGCAACTGTTTTACCAAACATTATTAGTTGGTCGTAAAGAGTTATCTTATGCTCCAGAGCGGCGCATGGGCGTTGAAATGGCATTGTTACGCGCTTTAGCTTTTCATCCCAAAAAGGTGATAGAAGAAGTTGTGACACCCGTTGCATTTTCTAAGCCAGAGCCTGTTATGCCAACAAAAAAATCGATAGCAGCCCCAACGGTTTCATCTGCTTCTGCAACTGAGAATGTGGCACTTGCTGAAAATAGCCCAACATTGCAGTTATTAAAAGCAAGGGAAGAGCTGAAATCCTCACAAAACGAGGATACTAATGTAAAAAAGCATAAGCCGGCCGCGTCTGAAAAGGCTAAGCCGGCGATGTCAGCGCTTGAGCGACTGGCAGCTGTGACCAGTTCATATCAAAAAAGCATTGAAAACCGGGCGTCTGAGCCTAAAAAAAATGCAAAACCTAAAGCATATCAATGGCGACCTCAATCTGAAGATACCATCATCAAAGAGGTTGTCACAACGCCGAAAGAGATTAAAGACGCTTTAGAATATGAAAAAACACCTGAATTGGCAGCCAAAATTATTGAAGAGTCGCGAGAAAGAGATAGCTGGTCAGCTGAAATAGCACAATTAAATATTCCAAAGCTGGTTGAACAATTGGCTTTGAATTCATATATAGAAAGAATGGATGACTCTCAAATTATTCTTCATTTGAGACAAACGCAACGTCATCTTAATAAGCCCGCAGCTCAAGAGGCTTTACAAAACGCGTTAATTCAACATTATGGTCATCCTGTTGAACTGAAAATCATTCAAGATGATAATACATCGGTTAAAACACCGCTTGAATGGCGACAGGCGATTTATGAAGAAAAACTGGCGCAAGCTCGTCAGTCTATTATTGCGGATAAAACGATTCAAAGATTGCGCTCAATGTTTGATGCGCAATTAGACGAAGAGAGTATTCGCCCCGTTTAA
- the priC gene encoding primosomal replication protein PriC — MKVQALLDALKTQIDLLQTRIAPIADQEFSHSRFDRQLFSRKSTHLGDCQKELLKLYDQLCHSVSLNHKEQVNFLATKITNQIQALSRELSTQSLRKKEDEYREKKEQIDLYERLVQHQDFERRLLAMLNERELQLTNLTDHTKQHQYQKEIATLAGRLYRCRQALVRIEKAIEHQESQFLE, encoded by the coding sequence ATGAAAGTACAGGCTCTTTTAGATGCGCTAAAAACGCAAATTGATTTATTACAAACGCGAATAGCACCAATCGCAGATCAAGAGTTTTCACATTCTCGTTTTGATAGGCAACTTTTTAGCCGTAAATCGACACATCTTGGCGATTGTCAAAAAGAGCTATTGAAATTATATGATCAACTTTGTCACAGTGTTTCGCTTAATCATAAAGAACAAGTTAATTTTTTAGCGACTAAAATAACCAATCAAATTCAGGCGCTTTCCCGCGAGTTATCAACACAATCACTTCGCAAAAAAGAAGATGAATATCGAGAAAAGAAAGAGCAAATAGATTTATATGAACGGCTCGTTCAACATCAAGATTTCGAACGTCGTTTGCTCGCAATGCTCAATGAACGCGAATTACAGTTAACAAATTTAACTGATCATACTAAACAACATCAGTACCAAAAAGAAATTGCAACATTAGCCGGTCGATTATATCGCTGCCGCCAAGCTTTAGTTCGAATAGAAAAAGCCATTGAACATCAGGAAAGTCAGTTTTTAGAATAA
- a CDS encoding FUSC family protein, which yields MTKFSESFYLTLCVVMSFIITYSVAGIDATLWSSLSTLHGYNIFNKANQYKNIAYSFLCSLFVFLGAALGHYFGFSYLFFLILIISPFVYYQFYIVDSSLDISIKYFMIFFIIGATLNKSSFDGLVVGLLIGTIVTLLFCYSISRRQKIKFHQIRKYILIKRNRINSDLVYQSSIYSIGLLLCVLSSKAINTDHFFWAPLTFIFVLNPALKSIVRLTRDRVIGTLVVVLMIYFSFNISEVMPYIGFAYILLFSFLIPISNTKNNNIFGSFCITGLVLSLLEMSIYFDNTNYHLLAERIIDTLIGGAFAIVCSYFIKLVVKK from the coding sequence GTGACTAAATTTTCAGAGAGCTTTTATCTAACTTTATGTGTAGTGATGAGCTTTATCATCACTTATAGCGTTGCAGGTATCGACGCAACATTGTGGAGTTCATTATCAACTCTGCATGGCTATAATATTTTCAATAAAGCTAATCAATATAAAAATATCGCCTACTCATTCTTATGCTCTTTATTTGTATTTTTAGGCGCAGCATTAGGGCATTACTTTGGCTTTAGTTATCTGTTCTTCTTAATCCTAATAATTTCTCCATTTGTTTATTATCAATTTTATATTGTTGACTCATCTTTAGATATATCAATAAAATATTTTATGATTTTCTTTATTATAGGAGCAACATTAAATAAATCGAGTTTTGATGGTCTAGTTGTTGGATTACTTATCGGGACAATTGTTACCTTACTATTTTGTTATAGCATTAGTCGTAGACAAAAAATCAAATTTCACCAAATTAGAAAATATATTCTTATTAAAAGAAATAGAATAAATTCTGATTTAGTCTATCAATCATCAATTTATTCTATTGGATTGTTGCTTTGTGTTTTATCATCAAAAGCAATCAATACAGATCACTTTTTCTGGGCACCATTAACCTTTATTTTTGTTTTGAATCCCGCATTAAAAAGTATTGTCAGACTCACTAGAGATAGGGTGATTGGCACATTAGTTGTTGTTTTAATGATCTATTTTTCGTTCAATATTTCTGAGGTTATGCCGTACATAGGTTTTGCTTATATTTTGTTATTCTCATTTTTAATCCCAATTAGTAATACTAAAAATAATAATATATTTGGATCATTTTGCATTACAGGCTTGGTACTTTCGCTACTGGAAATGTCAATTTACTTTGATAATACCAACTATCATCTTTTAGCTGAACGGATTATTGATACATTAATTGGTGGTGCTTTCGCGATTGTATGTAGTTATTTTATCAAGTTGGTTGTTAAAAAATAA
- a CDS encoding helix-turn-helix domain-containing protein: protein MSDSYNEKSDDKSKIRDRIISTTSIIRFGERLKQAMNGMTNVELAKRTGMSEATIRKYIAGKIFPTIDSLAIVADACGVSFAWLAFGDTHDTNNNSSNNVLKDDFNKELLTAFNRLSPAERELIVNYIYREGINNLVRIAANHSPCIDNEAMLPIVDSLPLRPLLKNAIKIGLTNNGEYDREILRVLEEIESRNSKAELKDKNVG from the coding sequence ATGTCAGACAGTTACAACGAAAAGTCCGATGATAAGTCAAAAATCCGAGATCGGATTATTAGCACAACATCAATAATCCGCTTTGGGGAGCGATTGAAACAAGCTATGAATGGTATGACTAATGTTGAGTTAGCCAAAAGAACGGGAATGTCGGAAGCCACAATAAGAAAGTATATTGCTGGTAAGATATTTCCTACTATAGATAGTTTAGCCATTGTAGCAGACGCTTGTGGGGTTTCTTTTGCTTGGTTAGCTTTTGGTGATACGCATGATACGAACAATAATTCAAGCAATAACGTCTTAAAAGACGATTTTAACAAGGAGCTATTAACAGCCTTTAATCGCTTATCTCCAGCAGAAAGAGAGCTTATCGTTAATTATATTTATAGAGAGGGGATAAATAACCTAGTTAGAATCGCGGCCAATCATAGTCCCTGCATAGATAATGAGGCGATGCTTCCTATCGTTGACTCCCTTCCACTTCGGCCTTTATTGAAGAATGCAATTAAGATCGGATTAACTAATAATGGCGAGTATGACAGAGAGATTTTGCGCGTTCTTGAGGAAATCGAGTCCAGAAATTCAAAAGCTGAACTAAAAGATAAGAACGTGGGATGA
- the apt gene encoding adenine phosphoribosyltransferase, whose protein sequence is MTAREQQLQLIKESIATIPDYPKEGVLFRDITTLLNNPAAYQATIDLLVEHYQNKGVTKIVGTEARGFLFGAPVALRLGVGFVPVRKKGKLPREVLSMTYDLEYGQDTLEIHKDSIQPEDNVLVVDDLLATGGTIDATVKMIKQLGASIVDAAFIISLPDLGGVERLEAEGIHSFSLVEFPGH, encoded by the coding sequence ATGACTGCTAGAGAGCAACAACTGCAATTAATTAAAGAAAGTATCGCAACTATCCCTGATTACCCAAAAGAAGGGGTGCTATTTCGCGATATTACCACATTGTTAAATAATCCTGCGGCATATCAGGCAACGATTGATTTGCTGGTTGAACATTATCAGAATAAAGGCGTAACGAAAATCGTTGGAACGGAAGCTCGTGGCTTTTTGTTCGGCGCTCCGGTTGCTTTACGTTTAGGCGTTGGTTTTGTTCCTGTGCGTAAAAAAGGTAAGTTGCCACGCGAAGTACTGAGCATGACTTATGATCTCGAATATGGCCAAGATACGTTAGAGATCCATAAAGACAGCATTCAACCTGAAGATAATGTTTTAGTCGTTGATGATTTGCTAGCAACGGGTGGCACTATCGATGCAACAGTTAAAATGATTAAACAGCTAGGCGCAAGCATTGTTGATGCTGCTTTTATTATTAGTTTACCGGATTTAGGTGGCGTTGAGCGCCTAGAAGCTGAAGGTATTCATTCATTTAGTTTAGTTGAATTTCCTGGTCACTAG
- the mscK gene encoding mechanosensitive channel MscK, with the protein MLKYKYTYLQQLGIICFFLFFSCYVSAITSHSLPSKNEIQNQLNTLNKKSNQNGEDKLSIEDLENALSFYDELNKLDAKSEELQKKLERANEDASNATQGLIQLKNNSEESRSQFANKIKNISQEQQEEMLSKSLEQLQVKQNDLANYNTALIGLQTQPERAQSVMLENAQRLQEIRNELNHAFNDSIKLRDTQVEMLQIEQYYLQQQNEYQKRVLQANTQLQDVLQKQRDYTYLYIEQLESHIQLLQSFISEQRLTDSETTAREAQTSTENELQIKQNPLIRKEIAINNQLSERLVEATQGSNRMSQNSIRVKAWLERASQSERNLKEQINVLRGSLLLSRILFQQQINLPADILTKNLQNTIADLRLEQFDINQQRDSLYQVNDYIANLEKQFIDKNVSDPENSYLLSADDKAALVKLLEVRRGLLDELNLQLGNQISQAINLQLEQNQLLSVVNSLKNTLAQQIFWVNSNKPIDLTWIESFPEAAKQQISQLDFHFSKGSLKRGFTNSFLVIIPLVVLSLIFIWLHRKTSLRLQDIDQSLSSLRQNSLSNTPFAIVLTLLQTLPTAFLLIAFGYWFLKTGNVQSEFIWALCLQLATFWVLFELTLRILKPKGIAERHFAIEAKVAAQTRRRVWRLSLPLLPLICFSTYGVINPLKVSEDVIGQLIVLISLLMLFIFTLPFCRNIWHEKGSHLTRSIVVTLLTFSPLILIGLMMAGYYYTTLRLANRWLDSLYLLLLWYITYNACLRGLTLVARKLAYQRALERRKAQNQQQDEAENEPIKEPPMAIELISQQSLRLTTMVLFIIFAIGFYAIWSDFITIFSFLDSVDLWHYTATTAEGSNVLQSVTLANLITAIIIIVVSWVMTRNLPGLLEVLVLSRLKLRQGSTYAITTILTYIIVGIGAITSLSMIGVTWNKLQWLAAALTVGLGFGLQEIFANFVSGIILLFERPIRIGDTVTIGTYSGTVSKIRIRATTIVDFDRKEVIIPNKAFVTERLTNWSLSDTITRITVSIGVAYGSDLEKVKRVLLSAATSNSKVMTDPGPSVNFIGFGASTLDHELRFYVRQIGDRGVTSDEVNRAIDRLCRENDIDMAFNQLEVHLHNEKGDEIREVKHAQHEKKERDHP; encoded by the coding sequence ATGTTGAAATATAAATATACTTATTTGCAACAACTCGGAATTATTTGTTTTTTCTTATTTTTTTCTTGTTATGTTAGTGCGATAACAAGTCATTCGTTGCCAAGTAAAAATGAAATTCAAAATCAACTGAACACATTGAATAAAAAAAGTAACCAAAATGGTGAAGATAAACTTTCTATTGAAGATTTGGAGAATGCATTATCTTTTTATGATGAGTTAAATAAATTAGATGCTAAATCCGAAGAATTGCAAAAAAAGCTTGAGCGAGCAAATGAAGATGCGAGCAATGCGACACAAGGGTTAATACAGTTAAAAAATAATAGTGAAGAATCAAGATCTCAATTTGCTAATAAAATAAAAAATATTTCTCAAGAACAGCAAGAAGAGATGTTAAGTAAGTCATTAGAGCAATTGCAAGTAAAACAAAATGACCTAGCTAATTATAATACCGCATTAATTGGTTTACAGACTCAGCCTGAGCGGGCTCAATCTGTTATGCTGGAAAATGCGCAGCGGTTACAAGAAATAAGAAATGAACTTAATCATGCATTTAATGACTCGATTAAATTACGAGATACGCAAGTTGAAATGTTGCAAATAGAGCAATATTACTTACAGCAACAAAATGAATATCAAAAACGTGTTCTGCAAGCCAATACTCAACTGCAAGATGTATTACAAAAACAACGTGATTATACTTATTTATATATTGAGCAACTTGAAAGCCATATTCAATTATTACAATCATTTATTAGTGAACAACGCCTAACTGATTCTGAAACAACAGCCCGCGAAGCTCAAACCTCAACAGAAAATGAATTACAAATTAAACAAAATCCATTAATTAGAAAAGAGATTGCCATAAATAATCAGCTTAGTGAGCGTTTGGTTGAAGCGACTCAAGGCAGTAACCGAATGAGCCAAAATAGTATTCGCGTAAAAGCATGGCTGGAGAGAGCGTCGCAATCAGAGCGTAACTTAAAAGAACAAATTAATGTATTACGTGGAAGTTTGCTACTATCGCGGATCTTATTCCAACAGCAAATTAACTTACCTGCCGATATTCTGACAAAGAACTTACAAAATACTATTGCTGATTTAAGACTTGAACAGTTTGATATTAATCAGCAGAGAGATTCTCTTTATCAAGTGAATGATTACATTGCTAATTTAGAAAAACAATTTATAGACAAAAACGTGAGTGATCCAGAAAATAGCTATTTGCTTTCAGCAGATGATAAAGCTGCCTTAGTCAAATTGTTAGAGGTAAGAAGGGGACTGCTGGATGAATTAAATTTACAGTTAGGTAATCAAATTTCTCAAGCTATTAATTTACAGTTAGAGCAAAATCAATTACTTAGTGTTGTTAATTCATTAAAAAATACGCTGGCACAACAAATATTTTGGGTTAATAGTAACAAACCTATTGATTTAACATGGATTGAGTCATTCCCTGAAGCGGCTAAACAACAAATTAGCCAATTAGATTTTCATTTTTCGAAAGGAAGTTTGAAAAGAGGATTCACAAACTCATTTCTGGTTATTATCCCATTAGTTGTATTATCTCTTATTTTTATTTGGCTACACCGTAAGACCTCTTTGAGATTACAAGATATTGACCAAAGTTTATCAAGCTTACGACAAAATTCATTATCAAATACGCCTTTTGCTATTGTCCTGACGTTATTACAAACACTGCCTACTGCATTTTTATTGATTGCATTTGGCTATTGGTTTTTAAAAACGGGTAATGTACAAAGTGAATTTATTTGGGCACTCTGTTTGCAGCTAGCCACTTTTTGGGTGCTTTTTGAGCTAACGTTAAGAATATTGAAGCCAAAAGGAATAGCTGAACGCCATTTTGCTATCGAAGCGAAAGTTGCTGCACAAACTCGTCGGCGTGTATGGCGTTTATCGCTACCTTTGTTGCCACTAATTTGTTTTTCAACTTATGGTGTGATTAATCCACTTAAAGTTTCTGAAGATGTCATTGGGCAATTAATCGTTTTAATATCTCTATTAATGTTATTTATTTTTACGCTGCCATTTTGCCGAAATATCTGGCATGAAAAAGGCAGCCACTTAACACGTTCTATTGTTGTTACGTTACTGACTTTTTCTCCGTTGATATTAATTGGCCTGATGATGGCAGGGTATTACTACACGACATTGCGTTTAGCGAATCGTTGGTTAGATAGCCTTTACTTATTGTTACTTTGGTACATCACCTACAATGCCTGTTTGCGTGGGCTGACATTAGTTGCTCGAAAATTAGCTTATCAACGCGCCCTTGAGCGCCGTAAAGCACAGAACCAACAACAAGATGAAGCTGAGAATGAACCGATAAAAGAACCGCCAATGGCAATAGAGTTGATTAGCCAACAATCATTACGGCTAACAACAATGGTGCTATTTATTATCTTTGCAATCGGTTTTTATGCAATTTGGTCTGATTTTATCACTATTTTCTCATTCTTAGACAGCGTAGATCTTTGGCATTACACCGCAACAACCGCAGAAGGCAGTAATGTCCTTCAGTCCGTGACATTGGCGAATTTAATTACTGCAATCATTATTATTGTGGTGTCGTGGGTCATGACACGTAACTTGCCGGGCTTATTAGAAGTTCTCGTTTTATCGAGATTAAAATTAAGACAAGGCTCCACTTATGCAATCACCACTATTTTGACCTATATTATTGTGGGGATAGGTGCTATCACTTCGTTAAGCATGATTGGTGTGACGTGGAATAAACTACAATGGTTAGCGGCTGCGTTAACCGTTGGGTTAGGTTTTGGTCTACAAGAAATTTTTGCTAACTTTGTTTCTGGTATTATTTTGTTGTTTGAAAGACCAATTCGTATCGGTGATACCGTCACGATCGGAACTTATTCGGGAACCGTCAGTAAAATCCGTATCAGAGCGACGACAATTGTCGATTTTGATCGTAAGGAAGTGATTATTCCAAATAAAGCCTTTGTTACTGAACGCCTAACTAACTGGTCGCTTTCTGACACAATAACGCGCATAACGGTGTCGATTGGTGTTGCATACGGTTCTGATTTAGAAAAAGTGAAACGTGTACTTTTGAGTGCCGCGACATCAAATAGTAAAGTTATGACTGACCCAGGTCCAAGTGTGAATTTTATTGGTTTTGGCGCGAGCACATTAGATCATGAATTACGTTTTTATGTGCGCCAAATTGGCGATCGCGGCGTGACAAGTGATGAAGTCAACCGAGCCATTGATAGATTATGTCGAGAAAATGATATTGATATGGCCTTTAACCAATTAGAAGTTCATCTGCATAACGAAAAGGGTGATGAGATCCGTGAAGTAAAACATGCTCAACATGAAAAAAAAGAGCGTGACCATCCATAA
- a CDS encoding DUF2496 domain-containing protein → MSSLKDASVEMQLAVDLIYLLETSEVETDIVLKALEIVKFDYLAKQAAETACTSD, encoded by the coding sequence ATGAGCTCATTAAAGGATGCTTCAGTAGAAATGCAACTTGCTGTCGATTTGATCTATTTACTCGAAACCTCTGAGGTTGAAACCGATATCGTGCTTAAAGCGCTTGAAATCGTTAAGTTTGATTATCTAGCCAAACAGGCTGCCGAAACAGCCTGCACTTCAGATTAA
- a CDS encoding YbaB/EbfC family nucleoid-associated protein — protein sequence MFGKGGLGNLMKQAQQMQDKMQKVQEEIANLEATGESGAGLVKVTINGSHNCRRVEIDPSLLEDDKDMLEDLIAAAFNDAARRIEETQKEKMAAVSSGMQLPPGFKMPF from the coding sequence ATGTTTGGTAAAGGTGGTTTGGGTAATCTGATGAAGCAAGCCCAACAAATGCAAGACAAAATGCAAAAGGTTCAAGAAGAGATTGCCAATCTAGAAGCAACTGGTGAATCAGGAGCGGGTCTAGTTAAAGTTACAATCAATGGGTCACATAACTGCCGCCGTGTTGAAATTGATCCTAGCCTTCTTGAAGATGATAAAGATATGCTGGAAGACTTGATTGCTGCGGCATTCAATGATGCAGCTCGTCGTATCGAAGAAACTCAGAAAGAAAAAATGGCAGCAGTATCTAGCGGAATGCAGTTGCCACCAGGCTTTAAGATGCCATTCTAA
- a CDS encoding transposase has protein sequence MSIWLAAKECVGLPDFPTRLQNIRSRLDKYSGENENYRRRRDGTKAFEYHIDCFPEHIQEIIKSRFYAQALETQVPVIVEPSETKTPRSTQLATDLNLMRQCPALLDRKVGELTGNQKDIADARAMLAQEVLKLIRLGSSRTAAVKMISEQSRDHALPTHLQRAADAANARKGKSRKGISVRSLQEWVTVYQSTSNSAERLALLAPGHHKARKPEQVAWLPAFLVHWRDTQGFSMKECYRKFCKDWEEHYQDEPAMLSAVPSYDAIRREMNKMPKRERMRGRITGSTATSLEPYQKRDWSQLPVNGCWISDGKSMNMKVAQSMNCISRISTL, from the coding sequence ATGTCTATTTGGCTTGCCGCTAAAGAATGCGTTGGATTACCGGACTTTCCGACGCGCTTGCAAAATATTCGTAGTCGCCTCGATAAGTATTCTGGTGAAAACGAGAATTACCGCCGTCGTCGTGATGGTACGAAAGCATTTGAGTATCACATTGATTGTTTCCCTGAGCATATTCAGGAAATCATTAAATCGCGTTTTTATGCTCAAGCATTAGAAACGCAAGTACCTGTTATTGTTGAGCCAAGTGAAACTAAAACACCACGTTCAACACAATTAGCAACTGATTTAAATCTTATGCGTCAATGCCCTGCATTACTTGACCGTAAAGTAGGAGAATTAACTGGAAATCAAAAAGATATCGCTGATGCGCGTGCAATGCTGGCTCAAGAGGTTTTGAAACTGATTCGATTGGGTTCGAGCAGGACCGCAGCAGTCAAAATGATATCGGAGCAATCGCGTGATCATGCTCTGCCGACACACCTACAGCGTGCCGCTGATGCCGCAAATGCCCGCAAAGGCAAGAGCCGCAAAGGTATTAGTGTTCGCTCACTGCAAGAGTGGGTAACGGTATATCAATCAACAAGTAATAGTGCTGAACGTTTGGCGTTATTAGCTCCTGGTCATCATAAAGCACGCAAACCTGAACAGGTTGCTTGGCTTCCTGCTTTTCTTGTTCATTGGCGTGATACACAAGGTTTTAGCATGAAAGAATGCTACCGCAAATTTTGTAAAGACTGGGAAGAACACTATCAAGATGAGCCAGCCATGCTTTCAGCAGTGCCAAGTTATGACGCTATTCGTCGAGAGATGAATAAAATGCCAAAACGTGAACGTATGAGAGGACGCATTACAGGATCTACAGCAACATCATTAGAGCCTTATCAAAAGCGTGACTGGTCACAGCTACCTGTAAATGGTTGTTGGATATCAGATGGTAAGTCTATGAATATGAAAGTTGCACAATCAATGAATTGTATTTCACGCATCAGCACCCTGTGA
- a CDS encoding helix-turn-helix domain-containing protein, giving the protein MQLSRQDLTHFFVREGHDWSSKAIYTALEQRGVDLSSLEIEHGLKTGTMRNVFYRSYPKVEEIIAGVIGIDPSIIWPSRYQQTPHFSNLKTA; this is encoded by the coding sequence ATGCAGCTTTCTAGGCAAGATTTGACACATTTTTTTGTGCGCGAAGGTCATGACTGGTCAAGTAAAGCGATTTATACCGCACTTGAGCAGCGTGGAGTGGATTTATCCTCATTGGAAATTGAACACGGTTTAAAGACAGGAACCATGCGCAATGTCTTCTATCGTTCTTATCCTAAAGTCGAAGAGATCATTGCGGGGGTGATTGGAATTGACCCTTCAATTATTTGGCCGAGTCGTTATCAACAAACGCCTCATTTCTCTAACCTCAAAACAGCTTGA
- the recR gene encoding recombination mediator RecR, whose protein sequence is MQTSPLLETLMEALRCLPGVGPKSAQRMAFHLLQRDRSGGMRLAQSLTRAMSEIGHCRDCRTFTEQDICNICENPRRQQNGLICVVESPADIYAIEQTGQFSGRYFVLMGHLSPLDGIGPMDIGLDRLEERLASETITEVILATNPTVEGEVTANYIGQMCAQYGVMASRIAHGVPVGGELEMVDGTTLSHSLAGRQRL, encoded by the coding sequence ATGCAAACAAGTCCGCTTCTTGAGACTTTGATGGAGGCACTGCGTTGCCTCCCCGGTGTTGGGCCTAAATCAGCACAACGCATGGCATTTCATTTGCTTCAACGTGACCGCAGTGGGGGAATGCGTTTAGCTCAATCCCTTACTCGCGCCATGTCAGAAATTGGCCATTGTCGAGATTGTCGCACTTTTACAGAGCAGGATATTTGTAATATCTGTGAAAATCCTCGTCGCCAACAAAATGGTTTAATCTGCGTGGTTGAAAGTCCAGCGGATATCTATGCCATTGAGCAAACTGGACAATTTTCAGGTCGCTATTTTGTCTTGATGGGGCATTTATCGCCACTTGATGGAATTGGCCCTATGGATATAGGTCTGGATAGGCTTGAAGAGCGGCTTGCGTCAGAAACGATTACAGAAGTGATACTGGCAACGAATCCAACAGTGGAAGGTGAAGTCACCGCAAATTATATTGGGCAAATGTGCGCTCAATATGGGGTGATGGCTAGCCGTATTGCTCATGGCGTACCGGTTGGTGGTGAACTTGAAATGGTTGATGGCACCACGTTGTCCCATTCTCTTGCTGGCCGTCAGCGCCTCTGA